In one window of Palaemon carinicauda isolate YSFRI2023 chromosome 2, ASM3689809v2, whole genome shotgun sequence DNA:
- the LOC137615466 gene encoding uncharacterized protein: MAARGSSPIPTSSPRTRVEKGRIKKPRCLTLRSHKNLHKSPAIEQEPVPGTFRDFQEETLERPVTPDEVEDDDEVHQDTEDNPTQEPPALQSNDNTSNSAKYRLTPGLYTTSYAAVAAMEASIPHLNMTIRPSRRGQLVISAQDLPTNTFLEQQENVRKLDFTDRPTTIIIVYDLDLPLEPVLQHPFILTAKRCEGRAGRRSHKLEESSRDPPPLPPPLSSPSASGAPFAPGSISRNLLGASAARSLATTRAAALVQRSVECVVAGITLPPIALPGTRLDTTPPPTARIAEDLIILGMTDVPFGFSGLQTVREQIVSTTFTHVSHVEYSDLKLTTPLRQPTTPLHQPNPNPCRDAIPELPSPPSLHPVSKPQRPPKPPPKSKRSPSRTPSTPSPLIFTSPPTLPEPKKSSSSLSAPVTHISSSSHSLREFLNLPTPAVRSKPIASCPAKPALNIDNNIYTLSACPMDAILAAISNLLRSFLQPRKIKCTQKSLDDFILENAALELNAQFPS, encoded by the coding sequence ATGGCAGCCAGGGGTTCTtcccccatccctacctcctcccctcgaactagagtggagaagggaaggataaaaaAGCCTAGGTGTCTCACCTTGAGGAGTCACAAGAACCTCCATAAGTCACCTGCAATCGAACAAGAACCAGTTCCAGGGACCTTTAGAGACTTCCAAGAAGAGACCTTGGAGCGCCCAGTAACCCCAGATGAAGTAGAAGACGACGACGAAGTTCACCAGGACACTGAGGACAACCCGACCCAAGAGCCACCTGCACTCCAATCCAATGACAACACCTCTAATTCTGCCAAGTATAGACTGACTCCAGGACTTTACACGACCTCCTATGCAGCTGTTGCTGCCATGGAGGCTAGCATCCCGCACctcaacatgaccatacgtccTAGTCGCAGGGGACAGCTGGTCATCTCCGCCCAGGATCTACCTACCAATACCTTCCTGGAGCAGCAGGAGAACGTGCGCAAGCTCGATTTCACCGACAGGCCAACCACCATCATCATTGTTTATGATCTCGACCTCCCACTCGAACCTGTGCTCCAACACCCCTTCATTCTCACTGCTAAGAGATGTGAGGGAAGGGCCGGAAGGAGATCTCACAAGCTGGAGGAGTCTTCaagggaccccccccccctccccccccccctcagctcTCCTTCGGCCTCTGGGGCACCTTTTGCACCGGGAAGTATTTCAAGGAACCTCTTAGGTGCTTCCGCtgccagaagtttggccaccacaagaGCTGCGGCACTGGTCCAGAGATCTGTGGAGTGTGTAGTAGCAGGCATCACCCTACCGCCTATTGCATTGCCAGGCACAAGGCTGGATACCACACCACCGCCCACTGCCCGAATTGCAGAGGATCTCATCATTcttggcatgacagatgtcccTTTCGGCTTCAGCGGATTGCAGACAGTCAGGGAGCAGATCGTCAGTACAACCTTCACCCACGTCAGCCACGTCGAATACAGCGACCTCAAACTAACCACACCCCTCCGCCAACCAACCACACCCCTCCACCAACCAAATCCTAACCCCTGCAGagatgccattcctgaacttccttctcctccaagcCTTCATCCAGTatctaaacctcaacgtcctcctaaacctcctccaaagtcaaaaAGATCCCCATCCCGCACTCCTTCCACTCCCTCACCTCTAATATTCACCTCTCCTCCCACTCTCCCAGAGCCCAAAAAATCTTCCTCATCCTTATCCGCTCCTGTAACTCACATATCCAGTTCCTCTCACTCCTTAAGAGAATTCCTAAATCTACCTACTCCCGCTGTCAGAAGCAAACCAATCGCCTCATGCCCCGCCAAACCCGCcctaaatattgacaataatataTACACGCTTTCTGCTTGCCCTATGGATGCTATTCTAGCAGCCATTAGTAATCTTCTTCGCAGTTTTCTGCAACCCCGTAAAATAAAGTGCACTCAGAAGTCTCTTGACGACTTCATTTTGGAAAACGCCGCCCTTGAACTCAacgctcaattcccttcatag